The genome window CAGCACTAGGTGGCTGCTTAAATGCAACTTTCGAGGCGAACAGGCCTGTGTCAGCGGAACAACTGCCCGCTACTTTGTAGATAATGGTCACGCCACCGCCCGTTTGCAGGCCCAATGGGATTTCCCCGCTCCCCGGAGTCGGCACCGGAAGGGTGGCCCATTCAGCGGCGGTGTCTGTATCCCTGTTCGCCACCGGAGTACGCGCCAGCGATGACCCAATTGCTGAAATCTGATAAGGAAGGGAAAATGCCGCCTGGGAATTCCCGTAGGACATCCCATCGATGAGGGTCGCGCCCTGATAGAGAAACACCCCGTCGCCATAATCATTCAGCCCGTTTCCGATGGCACCGTCCGCGACCTCGAAGAGTTGCCCGGTATACCCCCACGAGCCCGACTTGAAGGCATTGGTGCTCCCGGCCACAATTACAAATTCTCCGGCCGCCAGTGTCATCGTCGGCAAACTGTCGTAAACCCCCGAAACCGCATCCTTCAGCGAGCAGTCATTCAGGGTAATGGGCGCCGCCGTAGGGTTGAACAGCTCCACCCACTGATAGCCGTTTTTGTTTTCCGCTGCCGTGTGACTGTCGTTGTAATAAACCTCGGAAATCAGGACATGATCGATGGTACAGGGAGTTGCCAATGTGGAAAAATCCCAAACCAGATTGGTTCCGCCAATAATTAGATCAGGGTCGGCATTCGTCCCGCTGCGCGTGACGGGGCCGGGCTCTGTAATGACCGTTTGGCCGGCCACATAGGAAAAATTCCCGCTCGGCAGGCTGTTGGTCACCCGTAAACCACTTAATACCCCCCCCGTGTTACTGATGATATTGGTCAACGTCAGGGTATCACAAACGGAAGCCGTAGCAGGCCCTGTGAGGGATTGACTCAACTGGGCGTTAACTACAGGCACAAGGAACAACCCTGTTGCAAAATAAATCCCGCTAAACCAACTCACCATTTTAGGATATTGCACAGAATGCCCCCCATAATAAGCCTTAAACCATTTTAAAGTGATTTTTTAAATTACCATTTTCAGAGAGGGGGAGCAATACAATTATAGCAGGTTTTAGCCGTTTTCGTTCGCCCGGGGAGGGGCCGTGGACATTAAGGGCTTCTGACCGGTCTGACAGGGATATCCAGCGGCATAGCCCCCGGCATATCGGTGTAGACCCGTACCACTGCTCCGGAGCCCAGGCTGGCCGGTGTGATGGGGCCCACTTTCAATCTTGCCCAGACTTGTTTCATACTGTGAAGCCGGGCCGGAAAGGCGGGCGGAATGACCACCACGTTGGTCACGTTGAACGGCTGATCATTTTTCCCGCGCACAATCACATAATGGACATTCCCCAAGGGGACCGTTTCTGATGGATCGATCGTGATTTCAGGGGGAAATGAGCTGAGATCACGCTCCACGACGGGCGGAGCCGGTGTGGCCGGGGGAGGCGGCTTTACCGATGGATCAATGACGGCTGAACCGGCCATTTTGCATTGAAATACAGGGTTTTCAGGGTCGTTTGAATGAAGATAGATGTGGGTTTGCTTGGGGCCAACCACACCCCGCAAGGAAAGCCGGGCGCTCAGCACCGCATTGCTCCCCGGAGCGAGGGTGTTCTGGCTGAGCTGGGCCCGGGTACACCCGCAGCCACTTCGAACTTGCGAAATGATCAGCGGCAGATCGCCTGTGTTCCTGATAACAAAATCATGCTCAATCTCAATACTGTTGGGCTTTATTCCATAATCGAACAGCGGTTCGTCACATACGAGACGGGGCCTGGGCAAATTTGTTTGCCCCAGGACGGTTGCGCTGACCACCAGGCAGGCACATAGCCAACGACAGAGCGCTTCTTGCGTCTTAAACGGAGTCTTCATTTCAGAGACAATTGTGAGTATGTAGGGGTACGAATGTCAAGTAGACATCCTATTCATCTTCCGCTTCAGGAATCAGATTGACGAAACGGGCAGAAGCGGCCAAGGTTGTCGGCTGGCAATGGGGCCACATAAAGATTGTTGTATGGTTGATTCAAGTTCTGAAAGAGTTAAAACAGATGGGACCCCCCTGACCGACGCCGATATTCGCCGGGGATTGCGAACCAATATCATCGCGGGCTGTCTGGGAAATGCCTGGGCAAATATTGCCGGTGGCATGCCCTTAACCATGCTCATGAACGCCCTCGGGGCCAGCGGCGTGATGATCGGACTGACCTCCACCGTAGGCCAGTTGGCCATGGTGTTGCAGATGTTCTCGGCCCTGGTGGCTGAACGCCTGCCCGCACGCAAGCCCTACTGGGCCACGTTGGTACTGCTGCACCGACTGCTCTGGTTTGTCCCCGCCCTGTTGCCGCTCTTCGTCCCCCCCGGAACTCCCTGGATGGTGGCCGCCGTGGTCGGGGTCGTGGCCCTTAGTTCCGTCCTGGCGCAACTGGGCTCCGCCCCCTGGTGGAGCTGGATGGCCGAACTGGTCCCGCCTCAATCCCGGGCCAGTTTCTGGGGCATCCGCCACAGTCTGGTCTCGGTAGTCGGCCTGCTTGGCATGATCGGGGCCGGCTGGGCACTGGATTTGTTCAATGACCCGACCCAACCGCGTCGTGTGCTCAACGGGTTCGCCATTGTCTTCAGCGTCGCCGCATGTCTTGGCGTCGCTGACATTCTGGTCCACCTATCGGTGCCCGAACCCAAGCCGGGCGGCACGACCTCGCGTGGCAGTCTGTTGCAACGGTTTATTCAGCCTTTGAAGAGCCGGGATTTTCTCTGGCTGACCCTGTCCATGGGGGTCTGGACCTTCGGGGTCGGACTGATCGCCCAGCTCAGCTTTGTCTACCTGAATCGCGTATATCACATCGGCTATAGCGCCATGTCGGCACTGGTGATCAGCGGCATGGTCGGAGCGTCCATTGCCGGTTTTCTCTGGAGTTACGTCATGGATCGCGTGGGCGCACGCAATTTCGGGGCCGTCATGATGATTCTCGCCCCTGCTTTAGGCTTAAGCTGGTTCTTCATGCTCGACACCAGCGTCACGCTGCATATACCGTTCATTAAGCCATTCTCTCTTCCGCAACCCATCCTGATTCTTTTGGTTGTGAATATCTTCGGGGGGTTGTTCTATTCCGGCGTGGGCCTCTCTCAAGTCAGCTTGATCGCCGCCCTGATGCCCACCAATGGCCGGACCATGGCCATGGCCGTACACTGGAGCGCCATCGGAGCGCTAGGTGCCCTGGGCCCGTTGGTGGCAGGAAAAGTGATGGACTGGATGAATGCCCATCCCTTCCAACAGCCCATCATCATGCCCACCGGCACCGCCTTTGGCTTTTTCCATGTTCTGGTCATTCTGCAAATTGCACTCGTCTGGCTCGTGGCCGTCCGGATGCTTCTGACCGTAAAACAGCGTAAGGGTGAAATGACCTTCCGCACGGCTCTGGCCAGCCTGCAGGTGGGCAACCCCCTGCGCATGGTCACAGGAACCTTCAATGTGATGTCGTTGCTTAATTCCACCACCAGCGGGGGACGCGCGGGGGCCGTGCGCAAATTGGGCGAGGATCGCTTCCGGATCGCCGTACGCGATTTAATTGAGAAACTGGAGGACCCGTCCTCCCAGGTGCGGGAGGAAGCGGCCATGGCACTCGGCCGGATTGGCGGTCCGGATGCGATCGACGCACTGGTGCAAAAACTGGACGACCCGAATATCGACCTGATGCCGCAGATCGCCCGCGCCCTGCGCCAGACGCATGACCGCTCCAGTGTGGATGCCCTGATCCGCCGCCTCAGGGATGGGGATCGCGAAACGGTCTCTGAAATCGCACGCACTCTGGGTGAAATCGGGGACGCCCGCGCTTCGGAACCCCTCTTGAAGGTGTTGCAGGAGAGCCATGACTCCAAGGTCCTGTCCGCTTCAAGTGAGGCGCTTGCCAAACTGGGCGAAATGGCGGCCATTTATGAAATCCTTCCCCGCCTTCAGCAAACGGCCAATCCGATCCTGAAACGGTCCCTGGCCGTGGCCGTGGCGGACTTGATCGGGGAACCGGGCGAATTCTACCGCATCCTGATCCGGGAACAGCGCAACCGGGGCTCCGAGGTCGCGCCGCTCCTGGATAAATTGCGGATCTTAATTGAATCGGCCACTCAGGAACGCATGCAGGACCAGGGACGGGCCTTGATTGAAAAAACACGCCAAATCGAGCAGGCCTATACCACCGGCCAACTCGTCGGCATTGAGGACAGTCTGTTCGACTTATCCATCGGACTCGCGGCCCTGAATTACGGGGTGAAATTTGGGGGGGACACCGAAACGTTTGTCGAAACCCTCATCTGGCACGATTCGCGGTTCGGGGTCGGTGTGTGGTACCTGGAACTGATGCGCGAACTGCCCAGTTCGTTCTGCCCCGATGACACCGATGCCCTGCTGGGCATCTATGTCCAGTCGCTCTGGGTGATCACGTGAGTTAAGAGGGTTGAGGGCGGGAATCGGCCATCCTGGGTAAGCCCGGGAAAAGGGGCACACGGTGCATACCTTCACCTTCCCGCTCTGGCAAACCTTTGCCCTTGGCTCGCTAAATATCCCGTTCCAGTTTGAGCCCCCTACCCAGTTGGCTCCGGGGAACTATGCGTTGGAACTCGGCGCCTATGATGCGAGAATTGAGAAGCGCCTCGCGATCGAAGGGGCACCCTTGTCAAAAGCAGAACGCCAGAAACGCCATTATGTCTTTGGCCGCGTCACGCTAACGGAGTAGCCCGCCCCTTTGGCCTCAGAGATCACGCAAGCGTTTCAGCACGTGAAGGATATGACCTGATGCGATCACGGTCGCCACATGGTTTTTGGTAAAGCGATTCTGCCGGACATGCCAGGTTAGCAACCGCCGCAACACCAGCAGGTCGGCCCCGTTGAGTAACACCGGATCTTTGACATAGGTCATGGCGTCGGCCTCCCAGTTCTCCCAGTCGAAGCGAACGATAAACCCATTTTTGTAGCAGGCATCCATAAAGCGGGAGACCAGCTTCATAAAGGCTTCATCCGGCCAGTTCTCCTCATCAACCGGAATCTGCCCGGCCGGACAAAACGCCGGGTCCTCAAACAGGGGGATGAATTCCAGCAGGTTGGCCAGATGTTGCGCTTCAAGCTCTTCAGTTTCTTTAATGGAACAGGTTTTCATAGATGAGGAGTCTGACAGAATAAGCGGAATTTTCAAAATAGTTTAAATGCAAAGATGATTCTGCTAGAACATAAGAGAACAAGCGGTTTTGACAGAGCAAAACCCTCCATTCCAAATGATGGAGGGCGCCGCTCCGTCGGCGCCGGAAACTTCGGGAGAATATGCGGCCATGAGTAACGACTGTATCTTTTGCAAAATCATCAAGGGTGAAATCCCTTGCACCCGCCTCTATGAGGATGCGGAGGTCCTGTCATTTATGGACATCGCCCCCGTGGTGAAAGGCCATGCACTGGTCATCCCGAAGGCTCATCACAATCCCCTGATGGATACCCCACCGGAAGTCCTCCAGAAACTGATTACCGTCGTTCAACGCATCGCCCGCGCCCAGATGAAGGGCCTTCACGCCGACGGCATCAACGTCTCGCAAGCCAATGGCACGGTGGCGGGACAAGTGGTGCCGCACATTCATTTCCACGTCATCCCGCGTTTCACCACCGACGGCTACCATGGGAACTGGCTCCCAAAACAATACGAGAGTCCCCAGGAGCTACAAACGACCGCCGATCAGATCCGGCAAGCCCTTTGCTAACTCGGCAAAGAATTTCAGACAGAATGAACAGAATATACAAAATAAGTGGGTTCTTGATTACGTATCATTCTGGTCATTGTGTTAATTCTGTCAAAAACCTCTTCCAGGGAACGGATCATGAAACGCCTTAATTTCGAAGAAGCCATGCGGGTGATCTTGAAAGAAGACACGCGCTATCCACTTGAGGCTTATGTCTTTCTGCGCCTGGCCCTGGACTACACCATCCGCGCCATGAAGAAGCCAACGGCGGGCCCGGCGCGCCATATCACGGGACAGGAGCTCCTCGATGGCATCCGGCTTTATGCCCTGCAGGAATTCGGCCCCATCACCCGAACCGTTCTCGACACCTGGGGTATCACCCGGACGGAGGATTTCGGCAACCTGGTCTTTAATCTGGTATCCCACGGGGTCCTCGGCAAAACCGATCAGGACAAATTAGAGGATTTTAGCAACGGCTA of bacterium contains these proteins:
- a CDS encoding DUF6508 domain-containing protein, producing the protein MKTCSIKETEELEAQHLANLLEFIPLFEDPAFCPAGQIPVDEENWPDEAFMKLVSRFMDACYKNGFIVRFDWENWEADAMTYVKDPVLLNGADLLVLRRLLTWHVRQNRFTKNHVATVIASGHILHVLKRLRDL
- a CDS encoding DUF1573 domain-containing protein, with the translated sequence MKTPFKTQEALCRWLCACLVVSATVLGQTNLPRPRLVCDEPLFDYGIKPNSIEIEHDFVIRNTGDLPLIISQVRSGCGCTRAQLSQNTLAPGSNAVLSARLSLRGVVGPKQTHIYLHSNDPENPVFQCKMAGSAVIDPSVKPPPPATPAPPVVERDLSSFPPEITIDPSETVPLGNVHYVIVRGKNDQPFNVTNVVVIPPAFPARLHSMKQVWARLKVGPITPASLGSGAVVRVYTDMPGAMPLDIPVRPVRSP
- a CDS encoding Minf_1886 family protein, whose product is MKRLNFEEAMRVILKEDTRYPLEAYVFLRLALDYTIRAMKKPTAGPARHITGQELLDGIRLYALQEFGPITRTVLDTWGITRTEDFGNLVFNLVSHGVLGKTDQDKLEDFSNGYSFQTAFTVPFLPSVSKESPKPEKRKRAPRTRSKEPS
- a CDS encoding HIT family protein; its protein translation is MSNDCIFCKIIKGEIPCTRLYEDAEVLSFMDIAPVVKGHALVIPKAHHNPLMDTPPEVLQKLITVVQRIARAQMKGLHADGINVSQANGTVAGQVVPHIHFHVIPRFTTDGYHGNWLPKQYESPQELQTTADQIRQALC
- a CDS encoding MFS transporter; this encodes MVDSSSERVKTDGTPLTDADIRRGLRTNIIAGCLGNAWANIAGGMPLTMLMNALGASGVMIGLTSTVGQLAMVLQMFSALVAERLPARKPYWATLVLLHRLLWFVPALLPLFVPPGTPWMVAAVVGVVALSSVLAQLGSAPWWSWMAELVPPQSRASFWGIRHSLVSVVGLLGMIGAGWALDLFNDPTQPRRVLNGFAIVFSVAACLGVADILVHLSVPEPKPGGTTSRGSLLQRFIQPLKSRDFLWLTLSMGVWTFGVGLIAQLSFVYLNRVYHIGYSAMSALVISGMVGASIAGFLWSYVMDRVGARNFGAVMMILAPALGLSWFFMLDTSVTLHIPFIKPFSLPQPILILLVVNIFGGLFYSGVGLSQVSLIAALMPTNGRTMAMAVHWSAIGALGALGPLVAGKVMDWMNAHPFQQPIIMPTGTAFGFFHVLVILQIALVWLVAVRMLLTVKQRKGEMTFRTALASLQVGNPLRMVTGTFNVMSLLNSTTSGGRAGAVRKLGEDRFRIAVRDLIEKLEDPSSQVREEAAMALGRIGGPDAIDALVQKLDDPNIDLMPQIARALRQTHDRSSVDALIRRLRDGDRETVSEIARTLGEIGDARASEPLLKVLQESHDSKVLSASSEALAKLGEMAAIYEILPRLQQTANPILKRSLAVAVADLIGEPGEFYRILIREQRNRGSEVAPLLDKLRILIESATQERMQDQGRALIEKTRQIEQAYTTGQLVGIEDSLFDLSIGLAALNYGVKFGGDTETFVETLIWHDSRFGVGVWYLELMRELPSSFCPDDTDALLGIYVQSLWVIT